The stretch of DNA TGTTAGATATTCAGTCAGAAtatttagcagaaataaaatcagaaaaactccAGAGAGCAGATGTTTCTGTGCAGAGAGAAGTGAGCGGTTAGCGTTGGGAAAGGATATTGAATGTATGCAAATCCTCTTGGCTGTCGTGTATAGAAGTCAAGTGGGATGTAGACATCTACTATCGGCCCATAGCGGCCAAACTCACGCCGCAAATCCTCAGGCCTGAACACCGCAAATACAAGCGTGACTCAGCTGATGGctcattctgctgcagcatcatcTACAGAGCAGCTGCTCACTGCAGCTCTAAACTAGCTGGACATCACAGCTGCAGGTTAACACATTCACTTCTCCTCAAATTAACTGTTAGGAAGCGTCTAAAACAAGTTAAACAAACGtttcaacatttaaatcaatacagaaaaacactcTGCTGCTTAAGGTCAGACTTTGGTTTGGATGCAGGTGATGAGCTTTGCAAGGAGCTGGCTCGTCTGGAATGAAACACCTTCACTTCGCACCATAAACTCCAATTAATGGTGTTAAAAACCCCTGAAGCTGAACGGATTGTTGGGATTTTTAACAGTTTACTTCACTGTTTAATCAATAAAAGAGTATCaataagtttgaaaatatgattaagtgCATTTTCTGTCACAAATCACACTTTATAAGATTGAATCCCAAAGAACCAAATGATGTTTTCCAAGAACAGCATGTTTTACGCCTGTCGCAACAAATTCTGCTGGATGAAAAACTGTCACAGAAATTAATGCAATAAATTATCATATTTCTTTAGACCATTTAGTGTAATGATCATTTCTTAATACTGAAAGTTCActttctcaaagatcaataaactttatcttctaatgaacatttaacacaagatctgaataaataaataaaacaacagaaacaacaaataaaataaattatgaagtttaTGGAAACAAAGCTATGCTTTATAAAAaggtttagttgagaccaaaacaccaaactggaAACTTTTAtcataaagtattttgtagaaagaaaaaaaacaataaatcatgcaaatagaaattattagTTAGAATCACTTCAACCTAatatgtttttgatcatttatgtaaaaatttagcaataaaataatctgaCTATTATGCTtcagcatgaaaacaaaatgcagggatcttttgatttttgttttcataactgGAATCATGACAAACTGGAGGGATTGTATatctacaaaaaaattaaatattgtgaaTCCTTCATCTTATGATGCTCCGGTATTATTACACCTCTTACTAAaagaatataaaacattattattactattagtTCAACTGGACAGACTGATAACTGCCTGCTCCAGATGCCATCACTAGCTCCCCCTGGTGTTCATTTTAGACCTGAACGCTCCTTGCAAATCACCAAAACCACATAAATCAGTGAAACCAAACATTCCTgagaaacaatcagaaaataaaaacatttcaagttgAATTCTGAGCTGACCAGGTTACAGGacgtttgattttcattttaaatttaattattcatgAGTAGCTACTGCTAATCAACATGTAGCTTTAATTATAGTACTAATATTTTtctcacaaaaaacatttcaaaggtaaTTGACacgtttaatttttttaaagaatatagTAACTGATGGAGTTTCCACACAAAATCTGCCACCAGCTGCAACACTAAACTAGTCTGTACAGTTTTAGTGGGTTTAATTTCAAAATCCAGGTAAGAGAAATATTGATGTTTatcacagaattaaaaaaatgccaATTTCAGTCATAATGTTTCATTTACTAGTTTAAACCAGAGGTGGgttgtaactagttacatttacttgagttaatatttgaaaagaaaaaacacttttagaaGTAGTTTTATACATCATACCTTTGACTGGAATATTATTAATATAGTGTCCGCTGAAtatagaataataattaaaccaGAAATGTATCTACATTTAGGTTAAAGTGAGACCTCTTGTTTCTATTTACTATCGGCTCAAACTGTTGGAGGTTTagaaaatacaatacaatatatTATCACTGAAAATATATTACTCTTATAACATAAAACTACTGCTACAATAaataatgtattattatttatataataaagttttatataaataaatgattagaaagtgtttttttctgcttaaaatgtgttaatttgcTATTATTTGAACCGTTTAGAtaattttagtctttaaaataaaagaatttgcACATAAATGTATAATTGTTTGCATGgtgacattattttaaaatattaattctgGTGTTATGATCGGTTTTTACCAGACAGTTTTACTCCCACATTTCTTGAATGGGcgacttttttttactttcactttagtaaaaaaaaaatatatatacatacatatatatctTTAGGTAGTATTACCCTCAGTTAAGTGTAATATTTCGGTACTGCACTCacctctggttctgacccaaagtGCTGCTAGTTTTAATGAGTCGTTTAAATAGTTCCAACAGATTCTAAGTTCAGAAACATTCACAAACCATTGTTCATCAGCTCatgttagcttgttagcttcaCTTCAAATTAAAACTAGTTAAAACAACATAGGGGTGATTTTAAATACAGTAAGTCACAATCTAACAGCATGTAAAGTCtgaaaacaaagttgttttgCAGGCAAGTCCGCGctagtttatttttagtccGTGAGCACGCGGCTATCTTTAGCTGCTAAGCTAACGTGCAGCTAACTGCCGCTAGCCCGGACCTGAATCAGCTCCTGAAAACTCACCTGGACTCATCAGAGATGTTCCGGACAAACAGAGACGTGTTCGGTGGCCTCATGTATCCGgaaatacacagaaacacaatcagCAGAAGGAAAAAGACCCAAATCTTATCCTAACCAAAACCAACCCAACGGAAAAACTACCAGTAGAGAGACTGCGCAGTTATAGAGCGCCgtttacttcttcttctttcacaCAACCACAATCTGCACAGCGCCCCCACCGGTCTTTGATGATATAACCCCAAATTGGCCCTTTGTTATGAAGAACTGATCCTGCAAATGGCTTGAAACAACCTATCAAGTCTCCCGTTATCCCTCTTTCCCGTATTAGTATTTTCCCGTAAATTTTCCGTGTTATACAAATAACTGCCAGCCTTTTACTTACAGATCTTAAACGTCATAAAACTCAATAATTCAGATTAAAATTTCTGTTTGTAAGGAaaggaacaggaagaaaccaacagaaccagaaccaggctgaTTGAAGGCAGCCATTTTACATCAGTTAAAACCCTCAGGTATTGAATGAGAGTATTAACTAATTAACACCCTCAGGTATTAACTGGAGCCACACCAACACCAGAGAGAGTTAGACCAAGCTCTTGTGTTACACCACTACCGGTCTAATTACCAGACCAGTAATGGCCCAGATCAGCTAAACTGTTTCTGATTCTTCCCCTCCGTGGGCTGACAccatcgtggtggaggggtttgagtgtcccagaGATCCTAGGAGCCGTCAGAGGCTTCATGTCTCCAGTGCGGTCGGTCTGCTGGGAATCGGCTCCTAGTGGGGAATCGGACCAAGAGCAGCCCAGAGACCGACTAGAACTACAGACAGAAGCCAGGTTTGCCCAGTGTTTTATCAGCCTGGCGCAcctccaggctttacttgtcccccaccaggctaagctttgtttgtttcattttaaagtagtcgacttgcagcattcactccacctgaccagcagggggcgacattGTTTCTTCCCTTGACTGgaagaaacaataataaaacacacttaatattataaaatatgacataaatTATCCATTCATTGCAAGATGGATAATTTGTTAATGAATGGTCCCCAAGTCACCTGCTGGAGCATTTATTACTGAAAGATAATGAATGTAGAGTTTAGCAAACTGCACACAACACATCTATCTTTGTATATCTTTTATTCTGCAAGATTCCTGATCAAAATAAAGACTCGTGGCTTTAAATGAGATTATTCAGGTTATTTATGTGCTGATCAGACTCGTTTGCTTCTGCTGATGAAAGTGACAGATCCAGCTGTGATCGTCTGGAGAAAAAcggaaacagaagaagaaaaaacataactttatatAAGTAAGAACAATTAAtctctgatttattttcatgttggcTCCTCACATCGATCATTTCGTCCCCTTGGATTTCTCGGACAGATGTGAACTTTGACGTCTCACAGATCAGCTTCCCATCTTCTTCCCTGACGGTGCACTGCGTCGAAACGGGAATAAGGCATAAATAAACGGATCCGAAAGCTTTCTGCAAATACATTTCGGTCAGATCTGATGTATGCAACAGCGAATCaggaaaaatgtagaaacaaacaaaaaaggagtaaatttccaccagaaaacaactcagaaattttctagggaaaaaactaaaaatttctgagtggaaaaagtggaaaatttgcaagaaaactcagacattttttggGGTTTAGAAATGATAAAGTTTAAAtagttgaatatttttgaaactcagGAATGCCTAAGTTTTTTAcgaaaaatttctgagattaatctaaaattgtttcaggttttcttcaaccaattttttcacttttcaagatcagaaatattcttgtttcttctacaacatttctgagattactCTAGAAaagttttggagtttttttcttgcaaatgtttgacttttaaacTCTTCTCTTTCTATTTCTCCTGTTTTGTCCGTGCAGGCGGAGGTTTGGCTCACCTTGACCTTCCTGCCGTCCAGGGCGCAGATTTCTGACTCCTTGCCGACGGTGAAGCAGTTGACGCGGCTGCAGAACGGAGTCTTTATGGTGCAGGTGAAGTCTCTGCCGTTCTGCTCGATCACCAGCTCTGGTTTCACATCTTTACGCATCTTCACCAGCAACTCTGGCGCCCCTGAAAAATGCGTTTAAGGACATGTAGGGGAAAAAGTGCATTTTAATCGTCTTCTTACCAATGACTTTGAGGAATTCTTCCAGGTTTTCCTCAGAATAAACCTTCCAGGTGCCGCTGAAGTCCATGTCTGCTGGTTGTGTTGTGCGTTCAGAGGTTATAGTCAAAGTAACATCAGCAGCGGGTTGCCAGGTTGGGGACTTTTGGCTCCCTGCTGTGTGTCAGTGGCGTTTCCTTTGAGGACAGAGCTTTCCAGCAGTCCAACATGCGTCATTATTGCACTTTTTACCAACGTTTTCCACACCGACATCTGAGTTTGTATGTTCTCCTCTATGGAGGACCAATCCTGCCAAACTTggcaaaaatagaaataaataaatggcttaTTACAGTAATTACTGCACCAAATATTacatcaaaataattaaaaatggaaCTTTCCTAACTTATTTTCAACAGTATTAATTTTTTAGcaataatgtttaaattttgattttattttattttctatttcattgctttgattttttgatATTCTGCATTCAATAAGTTTTAATTTGAtatcacatttttgaaaattactttttccattttctatattttctaattttttaaaattaaaccttatttgatttaataa from Xiphophorus maculatus strain JP 163 A chromosome 13, X_maculatus-5.0-male, whole genome shotgun sequence encodes:
- the LOC102228693 gene encoding fatty acid-binding protein, liver-like, whose product is MDFSGTWKVYSEENLEEFLKVIGAPELLVKMRKDVKPELVIEQNGRDFTCTIKTPFCSRVNCFTVGKESEICALDGRKVKCTVREEDGKLICETSKFTSVREIQGDEMIDTITAGSVTFISRSKRV